In Chloracidobacterium sp., one genomic interval encodes:
- a CDS encoding VanW family protein, whose protein sequence is MDSKNIAKPLKRSYLRSLAGREYYTLRRQLKWLSQYRSFAKKDPAARLDHSIIKHRSFILRPLRDVEMHLQYNKITNLRLAIAPLDGIVIKPGETLSVWHEVGRPTARRGFLEGLVLHNGRIEKGIGGGLCQLGNLLYWMALHSPLTIAERYRHGFDVFPDINRKIPFACGATLAYNYIDLQLRNDTQDTFRIDLWLDDEYLNGELRSSRPAENAYEIFETDHLIKLQPWGGYTRHNRIWKRTTSLVDGMTNEELVTENHAIMMYNPLLSDGK, encoded by the coding sequence ATGGACAGCAAAAATATCGCTAAACCTCTTAAACGAAGCTATTTACGTAGTTTGGCCGGGCGTGAATATTACACACTTCGCAGGCAGCTCAAATGGCTCTCGCAGTACCGCTCATTCGCAAAGAAGGACCCGGCAGCGCGTCTCGATCATTCGATCATCAAGCATCGCTCATTTATTCTCCGTCCGCTTCGCGATGTCGAAATGCACCTGCAGTACAACAAGATAACGAATCTGCGGCTCGCGATCGCTCCGCTCGACGGTATCGTGATAAAGCCGGGTGAAACGCTCTCGGTCTGGCACGAGGTCGGCAGGCCGACAGCCCGGCGGGGCTTTCTCGAAGGCCTTGTCCTGCACAACGGCCGTATCGAAAAAGGCATCGGCGGCGGACTTTGCCAGCTCGGCAATCTGCTGTATTGGATGGCTCTTCATTCGCCGCTGACCATTGCAGAACGCTACCGGCACGGCTTCGACGTATTTCCGGATATAAACCGAAAGATACCGTTCGCCTGCGGTGCTACGCTGGCGTACAACTATATCGACCTGCAGCTCCGCAACGACACGCAGGACACGTTCCGTATTGACCTGTGGCTCGACGATGAGTATTTGAACGGCGAACTGCGGTCGAGCCGCCCTGCCGAAAACGCCTATGAGATTTTTGAGACCGATCATCTGATAAAGCTCCAGCCGTGGGGCGGCTACACACGGCACAACCGCATCTGGAAACGCACAACATCGCTCGTTGACGGCATGACGAATGAAGAACTCGTTACCGAGAACCACGCGATAATGATGTACAACCCTCTGCTCAGCGACGGCAAATAA
- a CDS encoding TonB family protein, whose protein sequence is MFDKMIESAAAGADLKKRRKYFATSAAIVGVLFITAVVISIYSAEFGVHGSFEVSILAPPIEMAAAEPPKPEPRTPTAPVTHEKNTLPTRVVNMARVDEPTVIPTTTSVVKNPYAARPNTAFTISKVDTDPAVEASAAGPTRSGDTSGTTTASIGTRPTGSDTVDAEKPSTPPPAKPVKPHVPPTQTKGVINSLAIDLPKPVYPPPARQVHAMGTVSVQVTLDEKGNVIAASALSGHPLLRDSAVRAARDARFTPTLLSGVPVKVTGIITYNFTL, encoded by the coding sequence ATGTTTGACAAGATGATCGAATCCGCAGCCGCCGGAGCTGACCTGAAAAAGCGGCGCAAGTACTTTGCAACATCAGCTGCCATCGTTGGTGTACTGTTCATAACTGCTGTCGTTATAAGCATTTACTCGGCAGAGTTCGGCGTTCACGGGAGCTTCGAAGTGAGCATTCTCGCACCGCCGATCGAGATGGCCGCTGCCGAGCCGCCAAAGCCTGAGCCGCGCACACCGACCGCACCGGTTACGCACGAAAAGAATACGCTCCCGACCCGCGTCGTAAATATGGCGCGCGTTGACGAGCCAACCGTTATTCCGACGACGACCTCGGTGGTTAAGAATCCGTATGCCGCAAGGCCGAATACGGCATTCACGATCTCGAAAGTCGATACCGATCCTGCAGTTGAAGCGTCAGCCGCGGGCCCGACCCGCAGCGGCGACACTTCAGGGACAACCACGGCAAGTATCGGAACGCGCCCAACGGGAAGCGACACTGTTGATGCCGAGAAACCTTCAACGCCTCCGCCTGCAAAGCCCGTAAAACCTCATGTGCCGCCGACGCAGACGAAAGGCGTGATAAACAGCCTTGCTATCGATCTGCCGAAGCCCGTCTATCCGCCACCGGCAAGGCAGGTGCATGCTATGGGAACGGTAAGCGTTCAAGTTACGCTTGACGAAAAAGGCAACGTGATCGCGGCAAGTGCCTTGAGCGGGCATCCGCTGCTTCGCGATTCAGCGGTAAGGGCCGCACGCGATGCACGCTTTACGCCGACACTGCTTTCCGGCGTGCCTGTAAAGGTAACGGGCATAATCACTTACAACTTCACGTTGTGA
- a CDS encoding DUF512 domain-containing protein, producing MYEFAVEPAVSQLRRQGVTITEVTPGSVADELELCVNDRIVRVNGRPVRDYLDFRFQTAGETELTFRVKKASGETLDIEFDREEGEDLGLMFEQIVPRQCANECLFCFTKGNPDGARHSLFVRDEDIRLSFLYGNYTTLSSITPDEMKRIIEQRMSPQYVSVHTTDLKTRAFMLGVPEKRADISDKMQFLLDNDIEIHAQIVLCPAINDGEILEKTLRDLAAEYPRVISTAIVPVALTRYNTDPRLTRVTPEFCRRTIKQVEKLQREFRRTLGVTFAYLGDEIYIKAGVAIPSRRHYGNYPQIEDGVGMVRSFSTRFEKMLKALEASPKKVRHAFSSASAPANPRYNSAAIFPKAREIAAPDILSRRGTILTGEMFAPILSEYIERYNAATGAKLHVLAVPNTYFGGDVSVVGLLGAQDLLAVKEQIVGDFAVIPRVMIKSDEPIFIDGMTVAELNDKFPLPIYDIDLDTFIKFLFKSR from the coding sequence ATGTATGAATTTGCGGTAGAGCCGGCGGTTTCGCAGTTGAGGCGGCAGGGTGTAACGATCACGGAGGTTACGCCCGGCAGTGTCGCCGATGAGCTGGAGTTGTGCGTCAATGACAGGATCGTTCGCGTGAACGGCCGGCCCGTGCGTGATTATCTGGATTTCAGGTTTCAGACGGCGGGCGAGACCGAGCTTACTTTTCGCGTAAAGAAGGCGAGCGGCGAAACGCTCGATATCGAATTCGACCGCGAAGAGGGTGAGGATCTCGGGCTTATGTTCGAGCAGATCGTGCCTCGCCAATGTGCCAATGAGTGCCTATTCTGCTTTACAAAGGGAAATCCGGACGGCGCCCGCCACTCGCTCTTTGTACGTGATGAGGACATACGGCTTTCATTCCTTTACGGCAATTACACTACGCTTTCTTCGATAACGCCGGACGAGATGAAGCGCATCATCGAGCAGCGTATGTCGCCGCAGTACGTTTCGGTACATACGACCGATCTGAAGACGCGGGCGTTTATGCTCGGCGTACCGGAAAAACGTGCGGACATATCGGATAAGATGCAGTTCCTGCTCGATAACGATATCGAGATACATGCTCAGATCGTGCTTTGCCCCGCGATAAATGACGGCGAGATACTTGAAAAGACGTTGCGCGACCTCGCCGCCGAATACCCGCGAGTGATTAGCACTGCTATCGTCCCCGTTGCACTGACACGCTATAACACGGACCCGCGGCTGACGCGCGTTACGCCCGAATTCTGCCGCAGGACGATCAAACAGGTCGAGAAACTGCAAAGGGAATTTCGCCGGACGCTCGGCGTTACGTTCGCGTATCTCGGCGACGAGATCTACATAAAGGCCGGCGTCGCGATACCTTCGCGGCGGCATTACGGCAATTATCCGCAGATCGAGGACGGCGTCGGCATGGTGCGTTCGTTCAGCACGCGGTTCGAGAAGATGCTCAAAGCACTTGAGGCTTCGCCCAAAAAAGTGAGGCACGCTTTCAGCAGTGCGTCCGCACCGGCGAATCCCCGATATAATTCGGCGGCCATCTTTCCGAAGGCACGCGAGATCGCCGCTCCCGACATACTTTCGCGCCGAGGCACGATCCTGACCGGCGAGATGTTCGCACCGATCCTCAGTGAATATATCGAGCGCTATAATGCCGCGACAGGTGCAAAGCTGCACGTGCTTGCCGTGCCGAATACATACTTCGGCGGTGATGTTTCAGTTGTCGGGCTGCTTGGAGCACAGGACCTTTTGGCAGTGAAGGAACAGATAGTGGGAGATTTTGCGGTGATACCGCGTGTGATGATCAAGTCGGATGAGCCGATCTTTATCGACGGAATGACCGTCGCCGAACTCAATGACAAATTCCCGCTGCCGATCTACGATATAGACCTCGACACGTTCATCAAGTTCCTCTTTAAGTCGAGATGA
- a CDS encoding transposase, with protein MGKWNDTDEPIAFLITFRTYGTWLPGDERGSIDKYHNKYGGPRAVASEARSGIHSARLRSEPFLLNADARTIVEAAIKEVCKFREWYLIALAVRTNHVHAVISGNCDSAKMLNDLKAYSTRRLREASIWGQAHSPWVDKGSRRYLWTEEHVGAASNYVLNGQDGPLPEFDRVDG; from the coding sequence ATGGGCAAGTGGAACGACACAGACGAGCCGATTGCCTTTCTGATCACGTTCCGAACATACGGAACGTGGCTGCCGGGCGACGAACGCGGATCGATAGACAAGTATCATAATAAATACGGCGGGCCGAGAGCGGTTGCCAGCGAGGCTCGTTCCGGTATTCATTCCGCGAGGCTTAGATCGGAACCGTTTCTACTTAACGCTGACGCCAGGACGATCGTAGAAGCCGCAATTAAAGAGGTCTGTAAATTTCGGGAATGGTATCTGATAGCTCTTGCCGTCCGAACGAATCATGTACATGCCGTAATATCCGGGAATTGTGATTCGGCAAAGATGCTGAACGACCTGAAAGCATACTCGACTCGGAGGCTGCGTGAGGCAAGCATTTGGGGGCAGGCTCACAGTCCTTGGGTCGATAAGGGCAGCAGACGTTATCTATGGACAGAGGAACACGTCGGGGCTGCATCAAATTATGTTCTGAACGGGCAGGACGGGCCGCTGCCTGAGTTTGATCGAGTTGACGGTTGA
- the ald gene encoding alanine dehydrogenase, protein MNIGLPKEIKDNEYRVGLTPAGVQALAHAGHSVFVQRSAGEGSGFSDEQYEKAGGRLLDTADEVWHAGDMIVKVKEPVAPEYPRMRENQLLFTYLHLAPEVELTKIMLERKVTGVAYETITKDGRLPLLTPMSEVAGRMSVQVGATYLEKMNGGKGILLGGVPGVPAANVVILGGGVVGTEAAKMAVGLGARVTIIDRNLDRLRQLDDIFLSKVQTLASSRYQIEEAISHADLVIGAVLVVGAAAPKLVTRDMLHLIPQGAVLVDVAVDQGGCFETTHATTHSNPTFYEEGVLHYCVANMPGAVPRTSTFALTNATLPYALDLANKGFEQAIKDDESLREGVNTYAGKLTYDAVAASQGREFTPLDTLLS, encoded by the coding sequence ATGAATATCGGACTACCGAAAGAGATAAAGGATAATGAATATCGTGTCGGGCTGACGCCCGCGGGCGTTCAGGCATTGGCACACGCCGGACACAGCGTCTTTGTACAGCGTTCGGCGGGCGAAGGCTCGGGCTTTAGCGATGAGCAGTATGAGAAGGCCGGCGGCCGGCTTTTGGATACAGCGGACGAGGTTTGGCATGCAGGCGATATGATCGTAAAGGTCAAGGAGCCGGTCGCGCCCGAGTATCCGCGAATGCGTGAGAATCAGCTTCTGTTCACCTACCTGCATCTCGCCCCTGAGGTCGAGCTGACCAAGATAATGCTCGAACGCAAGGTTACGGGCGTTGCCTATGAGACGATCACAAAGGACGGCCGCCTGCCGCTGCTTACGCCGATGTCAGAGGTCGCGGGCCGTATGTCGGTTCAGGTCGGTGCGACGTATCTCGAAAAAATGAACGGCGGCAAGGGCATTCTGCTCGGCGGCGTTCCGGGCGTTCCTGCGGCGAATGTTGTCATCCTCGGCGGCGGTGTCGTCGGCACTGAGGCAGCAAAGATGGCCGTCGGCCTCGGTGCCCGCGTTACCATTATTGACCGCAACCTTGACCGGCTTCGCCAGCTTGACGACATCTTCCTTTCAAAGGTGCAGACGCTCGCATCATCGCGTTACCAGATCGAAGAGGCGATATCGCACGCCGATCTCGTGATCGGTGCCGTGCTGGTCGTCGGCGCCGCCGCACCAAAACTCGTAACACGCGATATGCTGCACTTGATCCCGCAAGGTGCGGTACTTGTCGATGTGGCCGTCGATCAGGGTGGCTGCTTTGAGACGACCCACGCCACGACCCACTCGAACCCGACATTCTACGAGGAAGGCGTGCTGCATTACTGCGTCGCGAATATGCCCGGAGCGGTGCCGCGTACATCGACATTCGCTCTGACGAACGCAACGCTGCCGTACGCACTGGACCTCGCGAACAAGGGCTTTGAGCAGGCCATCAAGGATGATGAGAGCCTCCGCGAAGGCGTGAATACATACGCGGGCAAGCTGACCTACGACGCCGTAGCTGCGTCGCAGGGCCGCGAATTCACACCGCTCGATACGCTCCTGTCATAA
- a CDS encoding peptide MFS transporter: MNVDTIAADPSHDRAFFGHPKGLSTLFFTEMWERFSFYGMRAILMLYMTSATAIGGLGWKPAEAAPIYALYAASVYFLPLIGGWIADRFIGAKRATFVGGVIIMFGHFTLAFATITTFYLGLILVAVGTGFLKSNISAMVGDLYTREDTRRDAGFSVFYMGINLGAFIAPLVVGFLAQAEGFRSWIGGMGIDPNMSWHFGFGAAGIGMFFGLVQYYLGRRSLANVGEVPQPEPSALQKKEDGISTAYIVQMVGLIVIAAAVIGGTAYFKGVTDAISYVLMPTVLIAGLLGVLFTGMQDKLTIDDWKRLAVLMILFAFSTLFWMGFEQAATSFNLFANQLTDNRIFGWEFPASWLQSVNAILIIIFAPIIGWVWMKLGKRQPADAVKFAIGLFMAGVGFVVVAYAASLTTGGKVSPMWLVLVYWCHTIGELCLSPVGLSSMTKLAPSRMVSLMLGVWFLSISMGNYVAGRIAGEFEAKADVLTNIFTIVAVILIVAALVLFAISPLVKKLYTEPEEMVPMEP; the protein is encoded by the coding sequence ATGAACGTTGATACGATTGCCGCTGATCCGAGCCATGACCGTGCATTTTTCGGCCATCCGAAGGGCCTTTCGACACTTTTCTTTACGGAAATGTGGGAGAGGTTCAGTTTCTATGGGATGCGTGCGATCCTGATGCTTTATATGACATCGGCGACCGCGATCGGCGGCCTCGGCTGGAAGCCTGCCGAGGCAGCGCCGATCTATGCCCTCTACGCCGCGAGCGTCTATTTTCTGCCGCTTATCGGCGGCTGGATCGCCGACCGCTTTATCGGTGCAAAGCGGGCGACCTTTGTCGGCGGCGTCATCATAATGTTCGGCCATTTCACCCTTGCGTTCGCGACGATCACCACATTCTACCTCGGCTTGATCCTTGTCGCGGTCGGCACCGGATTTCTTAAATCGAACATCTCGGCAATGGTCGGCGACCTTTACACGCGTGAGGATACGCGGCGTGATGCCGGGTTCTCGGTATTTTATATGGGCATAAACCTCGGGGCATTCATTGCTCCGCTGGTTGTCGGATTTCTGGCACAGGCTGAGGGCTTTCGTTCGTGGATCGGCGGAATGGGCATCGACCCGAACATGAGCTGGCACTTCGGGTTCGGTGCCGCCGGTATCGGGATGTTCTTCGGGCTTGTTCAGTATTATCTCGGCAGGCGCAGCCTGGCCAACGTCGGCGAAGTGCCGCAGCCTGAGCCTTCCGCCCTTCAGAAAAAGGAAGACGGTATCAGCACCGCGTATATCGTGCAAATGGTCGGCCTTATAGTGATCGCGGCTGCCGTGATCGGCGGCACTGCGTACTTCAAAGGCGTTACGGATGCCATCAGTTATGTACTGATGCCCACCGTGCTGATAGCCGGCCTGCTCGGTGTTCTTTTTACGGGCATGCAGGATAAGCTGACCATTGACGATTGGAAGCGTCTTGCCGTGCTGATGATCCTCTTTGCGTTCTCGACGCTCTTTTGGATGGGCTTTGAGCAGGCGGCTACCAGCTTTAACCTCTTTGCAAATCAGCTTACCGACAACCGCATATTCGGTTGGGAATTTCCCGCAAGCTGGCTGCAGTCGGTCAATGCCATTCTCATCATCATATTCGCACCGATCATCGGCTGGGTTTGGATGAAGCTCGGCAAAAGGCAGCCTGCCGACGCAGTGAAATTTGCCATCGGGCTTTTTATGGCGGGAGTCGGCTTCGTGGTCGTAGCGTACGCGGCGTCGCTCACAACGGGCGGCAAGGTCAGCCCGATGTGGCTGGTGCTTGTTTACTGGTGCCACACTATCGGCGAGCTTTGCCTCAGCCCTGTCGGGCTTAGCTCGATGACAAAGCTCGCACCCTCAAGGATGGTAAGCCTAATGCTCGGCGTATGGTTCCTTTCGATATCGATGGGCAACTACGTAGCGGGCCGCATCGCGGGCGAGTTCGAGGCGAAGGCCGATGTTCTGACGAATATCTTCACCATCGTTGCCGTTATTTTGATCGTTGCGGCACTCGTCCTCTTCGCGATCTCGCCGCTTGTTAAAAAGCTCTACACCGAGCCGGAAGAGATGGTGCCGATGGAGCCGTAA
- a CDS encoding transglutaminase family protein, translating into MKLQLESDRLEDYLGEIPPIIVFSTPRVKETIAAIEAQTDSPRERAKLAFEFARDKISHSFDTNSDAVTINAEDAIDQKEGICFAKSHVLAALLRGMHIPAGFCYQRVLRKGTVESGYALHGLNAVYLDGTGWFRLDPRGNKPGIDSQFSTDEEKLAYPIREELGEYDYPHVLTEPLLSVIRAMQDTENCHTLFYDRPEFM; encoded by the coding sequence ATGAAATTACAGCTCGAATCCGACCGGCTCGAAGATTACCTTGGCGAGATCCCGCCGATCATCGTATTCTCTACACCGAGGGTCAAAGAGACGATCGCCGCGATCGAAGCCCAGACGGATTCACCGAGAGAACGTGCGAAGCTCGCATTCGAATTCGCACGCGACAAGATCTCACATTCCTTTGATACGAACAGCGACGCGGTAACCATCAATGCCGAGGATGCGATCGATCAGAAAGAGGGCATTTGTTTTGCAAAATCCCATGTCCTCGCGGCGTTATTGCGCGGAATGCACATTCCCGCGGGATTTTGCTATCAACGCGTACTCCGCAAAGGCACTGTCGAATCCGGCTATGCGCTGCACGGGCTGAACGCTGTCTATCTTGACGGGACGGGTTGGTTCCGCCTCGATCCGCGCGGCAACAAACCGGGCATTGATTCGCAATTCTCTACCGACGAGGAAAAGCTCGCTTATCCGATCCGCGAAGAGTTGGGCGAGTATGATTATCCGCATGTTCTTACCGAACCGCTGCTTTCGGTTATCCGTGCGATGCAGGATACCGAGAATTGCCATACGCTTTTCTACGATCGGCCTGAGTTTATGTAA
- the ychF gene encoding redox-regulated ATPase YchF, with protein MLQAGIVGLPNVGKSTLFNALTAQEAALAANYPFATIEPNVGVVAVPDERLAVLEKLVGAQRVVPATVEFLDIAGLVRGASKGEGLGNQFLANIRETHAVVQVVRCFDDDNIVHVEGSVDPIRDIETIQIELALADLASAEKRRDKAMRAAKAGDKDAKREIEILDKIQPVLEQGRPARAVSLDDDEKAIVKSWFLLTTKPTVYAANVDEAALADPDANPHVASVKEYAAKENSDVVVICAKLEAELVALDADERAEYLKDLGLASSGVDGLIKAAYHMLGLMSYLTAGEKEVRAWTIPIGTKAPQAAGEIHTDIERGFIRAEIISYDDLVACGSRKAAAEKGLARLEGKEYVMQDGDVVDFRFNV; from the coding sequence ATGTTACAAGCCGGGATCGTAGGACTGCCAAATGTCGGCAAATCCACGCTTTTTAATGCACTGACCGCACAAGAGGCCGCATTGGCGGCAAACTATCCCTTTGCGACGATCGAGCCGAACGTCGGTGTCGTAGCCGTGCCTGACGAACGGTTGGCGGTGCTCGAAAAACTTGTCGGCGCACAAAGGGTCGTGCCTGCGACGGTGGAGTTCCTTGATATCGCGGGCCTTGTGCGCGGTGCGTCAAAGGGTGAGGGCCTCGGCAATCAATTCCTCGCAAATATCCGCGAGACGCATGCCGTCGTGCAGGTCGTACGGTGCTTTGACGATGACAATATCGTCCACGTCGAAGGCAGTGTCGATCCGATCCGCGATATCGAGACGATCCAGATCGAATTGGCGCTTGCCGACCTTGCTTCGGCAGAGAAACGGCGCGATAAGGCAATGCGTGCCGCAAAGGCGGGCGATAAGGATGCGAAACGCGAGATCGAGATCCTCGATAAGATCCAGCCCGTGCTTGAGCAGGGCCGTCCGGCACGTGCCGTCAGTCTCGATGATGACGAAAAGGCAATCGTAAAAAGCTGGTTCCTGCTGACGACAAAGCCGACCGTTTACGCCGCGAATGTTGACGAGGCCGCACTCGCCGATCCGGATGCGAACCCGCATGTAGCGAGTGTCAAGGAGTACGCAGCGAAAGAAAATTCCGATGTTGTCGTTATCTGTGCCAAGCTCGAAGCGGAGCTTGTCGCACTCGATGCGGATGAGCGTGCCGAATATCTAAAAGACCTCGGACTTGCATCAAGCGGCGTCGATGGGCTTATAAAGGCGGCGTATCACATGCTCGGGCTTATGTCCTACCTGACGGCGGGCGAAAAGGAAGTGCGTGCGTGGACCATACCTATCGGTACGAAAGCACCGCAGGCCGCCGGCGAGATACATACCGACATCGAACGCGGCTTTATCCGCGCCGAGATCATTTCATACGACGACCTTGTCGCATGCGGTTCGCGAAAGGCCGCCGCCGAAAAAGGCTTGGCTCGGCTTGAGGGCAAGGAATACGTTATGCAGGACGGCGATGTCGTCGATTTCCGCTTCAATGTCTGA
- a CDS encoding DUF3108 domain-containing protein codes for MNTMRLSKLSALLIIFPVLCFSAFAQPEPDKAVSKMPFGPGEVLVYEGKLTKIISVGGIADLTFSVLQGEEPGRLIIKTKAVSKGGFLSLLSFSFLQEYETVADMSAGRVYKTTKHDVQKERVRDSVADFDYKEKRVTFVETNPKEPTRPPRNIASAVGDKMWDLTSAIYSLRLAPLAVGANLQVPVSDSGLVYDVPVRVTARERQNSIFGKVWCWRVEPMIFGDGRLIEQKGKMVIWITDDARRLPVRSKISTSFGKLDVRLKSVVS; via the coding sequence TTGAACACTATGCGCCTCTCGAAGCTCTCAGCTCTGCTCATTATCTTTCCGGTGCTTTGCTTTTCGGCATTTGCACAGCCGGAACCCGACAAAGCTGTGTCAAAAATGCCGTTCGGCCCCGGCGAAGTGCTTGTTTATGAAGGCAAACTGACCAAGATCATAAGTGTCGGCGGTATCGCCGACCTCACGTTCAGTGTTTTGCAAGGCGAAGAGCCGGGCCGGCTCATCATCAAAACAAAAGCGGTCTCGAAGGGCGGGTTTCTGAGCCTCCTTAGCTTCAGCTTTCTTCAGGAATACGAAACGGTCGCCGATATGTCTGCCGGGCGCGTCTATAAAACAACCAAGCACGACGTGCAGAAAGAACGTGTACGCGACAGCGTGGCCGATTTTGACTACAAGGAAAAGCGCGTAACCTTTGTCGAAACCAACCCGAAAGAGCCGACACGGCCGCCGCGAAACATTGCCTCGGCAGTCGGCGATAAGATGTGGGATCTGACCTCGGCTATCTATTCGCTGAGGCTCGCACCGCTCGCGGTCGGAGCGAATTTGCAAGTTCCTGTCAGTGATTCGGGCCTTGTTTACGATGTGCCTGTACGCGTAACTGCACGCGAACGCCAGAATTCGATCTTCGGAAAGGTTTGGTGCTGGCGGGTCGAGCCGATGATATTCGGCGATGGCCGCCTTATAGAACAAAAGGGTAAAATGGTCATTTGGATAACGGATGACGCGCGTCGGCTTCCTGTTCGTTCGAAGATCTCGACGTCATTCGGCAAATTGGACGTCCGCCTGAAGTCGGTCGTGAGCTAG